aatttttatgaaatagaatgaaattcattttctaattaattttttgattcgTGAGTGTAATACtgataaatatgtatatatatatatatatatatatatatatatatatatatatatatatatatatataatatgtatatataatataacagaaataattgaatattgataagctttttttcaagaatttttaaagCTCTGTTGACTTTTGTATCTCTAGTAAAGTCAATCTTACATGTGAAACGCTTCTAAAATTGCACAATGTTCTCTTATTTTCTTTGCAATAATTTCGGTGTTTCATAAATCATAGAGAATTAACATTgtacaaattgatatttagtattcattcaaaattcatttttttgttggtatataaaattatttttgttttttaaatgatttctatagaataaaagaaatgaatatatatatatatatatatatatatatatatatatatatatatatatatatattccatacctaatttttggaaaaattaaaataattcgaagaaaataaaaattcaaataaattggGGCTTTATTTTCGCAATATTGTTgcataatattcaatattaatgtcccgagtgcatgtcaaattgtcgataatttaattttctcgagtgcgcgaatgcgaatgagaaaaatttaatttaaaataaacttaattctgtgtttaaaatttgttattttttaaattataccgtagttgacgatcatcatattggcattgaattggtatctacggtaacttattgacaacagttttgttcgtgaaaaaatatttcaaaatgagtttacgtTTTGGGCAGAATTCCACGCAAGTATAGACGCCGCAGTGGATAAACTAACTCCACTGAATACGAAAAAGTCGAGAGATTCAGCGTGGCGacagtttcaacaattttgtgaTGAACGAAAATACACTTTGAACAAGGAAACTTCTGTCACACAGCTGGCCGTAATTCTAAGAGATTTCGCTTTCAACATGAGACGTAGTGATGGGGAAGAATATAAAGAAGGTGTTGTCAAAACACTTTGGAATACAGTAGCgaaaattttgcaacaaaaatgttatgaagAGTTTAACATTATTTTCGATCCTTTTAAAGATGTAACGTTTGAATGCGCCAGAACTACGAGAGACGCAAAAAGGAAGCAGTTGCAAAAGTGtcctgaaaaaagaaaaacaagtgCATCTAGCTTATCAGGacaatatattgataaaatgtgTGCCATTTGGAACGAGTCGACTCCGGACGGACTTCAACGCAAGTTCTTTCATATTGCTTCATATGAACTGGCGTGGAGAGGAGGAGAAGCATGTAATTGCCTTTTGAGTTactttgaagaagaatttgacaaCTACGGCAACCCTACAGGACGCATAGCTTATAATCCTATTTTTTCTAAGACAGCGTAAGGAGGGAGTCATAGGTTAACAGAAAAAAGATGGTTAGTCCAAAACACCACCGAGCCTGATAAATGCCCAATAAGGTATTTAATGTAAAGCATGATATCAAACAATCTATCATTATAATTTTGCAGgctttttaaaatgttgaaagaaaaaagaggaaaacaTATTACGGTCGATCGTCTTTTCTTAACTGTAAACCCATCATGGATGAAAGAAACAtcaaaaggtttttttaaaaattgttcaataggacgaaatgaaatttcaaagtgGACAAGAGATGCAGCGGAAGCTATAGGAATTGACACGAAAAGAATAAAAGTGACAAATCACTCGAACCGTGCTGCGGCAGTTACTCAGCTTGCCAAGGTTGGGgtttcagaaaatcaaattatcagAAGGTTACCGGACACTCAAATCAGGCCTCGATAAAGAGTTACCTCCAAGTAAATAGTGAACACCACgaggaaattgtacaaaaaatgcgaAATGACAGTAGCGAAGTAacaataagaagtggtggaagcagcatagaaacactatcgtcggcctccagtgaagttgtatattctaattgcattttcaataattgttccttttcttaaaatataaaattaaaaccaaatgatgtttattaatcctagacgaaaatttggcactagtgcaaattatcgataatttgcactagtgcagtattatcgctgaaatttgatcgttgctaggtaaacataaaatattacagctttttggttggcttaaatttttcgaaggaaatagtcaatattaatgtcccgagtgcatgtcaaattgtcgataatttaattttctcgagtgcgcgaatgcgcacgagaggaaattatgagacaatttgacatgcacgagagggcattttggcagactatttcctgagaaaaatttaatttaaaataaataataattgttccttttcttaaaatataaaattaaaaccaaatgatgtttattaatcctagacgaaaatttggcactagtgcaaattatcgataatttgcactagtgcagtattatcgctgaaatttgatcgttgctaggtaaacataaaatattacagctttttggttggcttaaatttttcgaaggaaatagtcacgAATATTAACGAGCTTTTAACGCTTAGAGTGATAATTCGTtaatattgtgaaattttattaaaattcaagtATATAGTTACGTCGCTATATATTAGAACGATGTGATAAAGCTGCATACATGTGATTCTGTTGTGAGTATGAATCATACATAAATTTTGATCCATAATTTTTAGTCAgaggattttatttatttcatcttaATGTCAATAACTGTAGTGAAGTGAGAGTATTGTGAACAATGGATATTAAGAATTAGTTTGGGTGGGAGAGTGAGAGCGTTACATATATTTACGGAAAACAAAAGCGCTGCACGCTGCATGTATTGACAGAGGTTTGACTTTGCTTTGTTTTACGTATAAAAGTAAGCATCGCGCTGTATACAAGAAACATCAATTATTTCAGTTTTACGAAAGCCGTTCAAGCGTAAGAGtctcataattttattattgtgtttcctaccattaaaaatttcaaccatTACGTTgaattatccatttttttcaCTAAGTTGTCGAGGTCTTCtgaattcaattttcttattagcCATGAGTGATTATCGAAAAAGACTAAGCGGTGCAGAATATCGTAAAAGGAAAGcagaaaaatcatcaaaacaagaaattttactgaataaaattccaataatatctaattttatgaCAAGATCAGAAAAACTTGTAAGTGATGATCAACAAGCATCGGGTTCATCAGACGTAAGTATTTTGATACACTTATtgcaagtatttttttttcaaatatatctctaaaaaaaagattaaaaataatttctcataaTGTGAACTTCTAGAGAAAGtaagtatttgaaatattgagacttgaattctttttaatatttttgtgtaatcagggaaaattttaatttcaactatGAATGAATTAATGTCCGTGGCTcaaagattttttgtttttagccGGAATTAGATGACACATCAGCCCAAGATACCGAAGAAATACAATCAAATCCTTCTTTATTGCAAGATACAATTACAAACAAAACgccatcaatttttctttcatcaGAAGATGCGGAAGAAAGTCATTCAACAAGTAATATGTTTCAATTGAGTGATAATCCTTCCCTATggaatttaaataatgaaacacGAGATTTCATAACTATAAACGGTTTACCACAAACTAATGtaactgattttaaaaattcacgAAATGTTTATAATGATAAAACGAGGTTTTGTTCTAAAAGCTTATTACAACGTACTTTAAAGAACGGAGAAATTCAACATCGCGAGTGGTTAATTTATTCAGAAAGTAAAGGATCTGTATTTTGTGCTCTATGTTTATTATTTGGTAAGAGTGGTGAAGTAAACGCTTTTACTGGTGAAGGGTTTAGAGAttggaaaaactcaaaaacgCGCATTGAAGCTCATGAAAATTCTGATTTTCACAAAACTAACATCAGTCATTTCAAAGCTCGAGCTGCCATTCAAGGCCGCGTTGATCAACGTTTAATGATGCAGCTTgatgaagaaattttatattggaaaaaagttttgcATCGAGTAATTGTGATAATTAAATCCCTCGCAATAAGAGGGCTGCCATTTAGAGGACATTCAGAACGAATTGGAGATCCCCATAATGGTAATTTTTTAGGTTCACTTGAGCTTCTTGCTGAATTTGATCCGTTCTTATCagaacatttaaaattatatgcGCGCCCTGGCCGTggaaatatttcgtatttatctAAAACAATCTAcgaagaaattatattattaattcaaaataaagtattGCAACATATTTCTGAAGAAGTGCAATCTGCTAAGTATTTTGGTGTAATTGTGGATTCCACACCTGATATTGCTCATGTTGATCAACTTACGATAATTATTAGATAAGTACGTAACAATGGTAAAATTGTCGAAAGATTTCTAGAATTCATTCCAAATACTGGCGATAAGGCTAAAGATATTGAAGATGCATTGTTAAAATCGCTTGAGGATAATggtttaaatataatgaattgtCGTGGTCAGTCTTTACGATAATGTAAGCAACATGTCAGGCTTATATTCAGGAGTGCAAGCACGAATCACAACAAGTAATCCTTTAGCTGAATATGTTCCTTGTGCTggtcattttttaaatttagtggGAACTTGTGCAGCTGAATCTGTTACCGAAGCCGTGGACTTTTTTTCTACTTTgcaagaaatatataatttttttaccgtTTCAACACATCGTTGGGAGATTTTGACACAGCATACAAGTTTAAGACTTAAAAGTCTTTCTCAAACTCGACATGATGCATGCTACACATTAGAAAAAGAGTGGCCTGGAATAATTGTTGCACTGAACTTTATTGGCGAAAACAAAGATGAAAAACCTGCTACGCGAGCGGAAGCTAAGGGACTGCAGCAAAAATTACAACATTTAAAAACAGCAATTCTAGTCATTGTTTGGAATGCAATTTTGGATCGCTTCAATTCTGCGAGTAAGAAACTTCAGGATTCTCAAGCTGATTTATCATCTGTGATACAAATATACAGATCTTTGGCATTATTTCTACAAGATAtgagaaataaacaattttctgattataaaaaaaaagccAAAGCACTATCTGGAGTTCAAAATTACTATCGATATGACACCCGTCGTAAAAAAACCCGAAAACTTCATCCTGACGAGTCACGGGAGAATGAAAGAACAGCTGTATCTggagaagaaaattttcaaaccaaCATTTATTATCCAATTTTAGATACTTTAAGTGTACAATTGAAAGAACGTGAAAGTAGTTATCATAAtcattaagaaaaatttaatttttttggtaatttgtatgaaattgatacaaatgaattaaaaattcgcGCAGATGAATTAGTTATTAAATATCCTAATGATTTGGAAGAGACTTTCGCGAATGAATGTATTTATTTGCACTGTCAACTCAAAGATTCTCTATTAAACACGAAAGATATACGTTCCGCGcaagaaatatacatttttttgaattctcAAAAGCTTCAAGATGTTTATCCGAATGTAGACATAGCTTTGCGTATTTTTTTGAGTATTCCGGCTACGAACTGTTCTGAAGAACGATCTTTTTCCACCTTGAAAAGAGTAAAAGCAGCAAGTATGGCTCAAGAAAGACTCAATGCTTTGGCACTACTTTCAATTGAAGCTCAACtagttcaaaaaattaattacaacgATATAGTTGATAATTTTGCTCAGACTAAAGCCAGAAAGAAGATATTTACAAATTAAGTAATACATTATAGTATAAGAAAATTGACTGTTATTtatgttgttaatatttatttgtattctttaacaattattttttacgaaataaatattatatctaaATAATATAAGCGgactcaaaaaaataaaatttcatccgTTGAAAAAGGGCGGCTAATCAGATAGGGCCTAAGGCGGCAAAAAGCTTAATCCGCCACTGGGTATTCCAGATCTGACACTAGCAGGAGCTGTGACGAGTTTTTggcaaaaattaaatctttgTTAGCACAAACGTTGACTACATCAGGAAATGAACTAAATCAAATTAAAGCTGGAATCAGAAGACTGGAAACCAGGAATAAGTTGCATAAACTGAAGGCTTTACagttttacaaaatgaaaaaagtttctaaatttGCAAGTAGAACAGATGAAACTCGAGAAGCTATATACCTGGATTTTGCAAAGAACCTGCCAGTTCCTAATATTACTGCAAACGATGTTTACTACAAAAGACAGCTGACCGTCTATTCATTTAATATACATGTTCTTTCTACTGCACAAAGTATTTTCTACGTATACCCAGAGACAGTTGGCGGAAGTGATGCAGTTTGTTCTATGTTACATCACTTTCTTTACAATTTTCTGGATCACCGCGTAACGAATTTGGAAATCTTTTGCGACTCCTGTGGAGGCcaaaacaaaaactatacaTTCATCACCTAGTTCATTTTCAAGGAAAACTGGATTTTTGGACATGTTGTTCGACAGCCTTAATGGAAATCTGTTAAATCCTCCTTTAGGGAAAGAATTGAGTgaggttagtttttttttcaattacaaaacGTTCTTATAAGATCATTTGTAAATTTGTAGGTATCTTTTTGTTCACCATGGACAATAAATTGGATGATTTTGAAAATGCAGATTCTGAAAATGAGAGTCTAGCAGATTTAAggtaagttttttattatttatcgttACACACTGCGAACTCGGACATAGTTAACAAAACGTTTATTCTtgaaaggaaaaggaaaaaggaaatttttgtttgaCGGAAAAAATTAGTTTACCGTATTGGAGTTTTAGACTAAACGAATAGGAAGTCAATAACTTAACAAAACATGAAAATGCTTTAAGGAAgaagtaagaaaaaaaatagttccagctaaaagaataaaaacagtaAAAGACTGCCAAACGAAATGAAAATTACCAAATTACCGAAATTTCCAACAACTTATATATACCTAAAACACCGATCCAAGGAAAACATATTAAAGACAAGATACCAGAAGACGATGTGAACTTTGTCAAGATGCACATAGATTCCTTCCCTACAGTACTCACTAGTCACTACTGCAGGGTTAATACGCAGCGAAAATACTTGGAGTCAtc
The genomic region above belongs to Diorhabda carinulata isolate Delta chromosome 9, icDioCari1.1, whole genome shotgun sequence and contains:
- the LOC130898084 gene encoding uncharacterized protein LOC130898084 yields the protein MSGLYSGVQARITTSNPLAEYVPCAGHFLNLVGTCAAESVTEAVDFFSTLQEIYNFFTVSTHRWEILTQHTSLRLKSLSQTRHDACYTLEKEWPGIIVALNFIGENKDEKPATRAEAKGLQQKLQHLKTAILVIVWNAILDRFNSASKKLQDSQADLSSVIQIYRSLALFLQDMRNKQFSDYKKKAKALSGVQNYYRYDTRRKKTRKLHPDESRENERTAVSGEENFQTNIYYPILDTLSVQLKERENELVIKYPNDLEETFANECIYLHCQLKDSLLNTKDIRSAQEIYIFLNSQKLQDVYPNVDIALRIFLSIPATNCSEERSFSTLKRVKAASMAQERLNALALLSIEAQLVQKINYNDIVDNFAQTKARKKIFTN
- the LOC130898083 gene encoding zinc finger MYM-type protein 5-like → MTRSEKLVSDDQQASGSSDPELDDTSAQDTEEIQSNPSLLQDTITNKTPSIFLSSEDAEESHSTSNMFQLSDNPSLWNLNNETRDFITINGLPQTNVTDFKNSRNVYNDKTRFCSKSLLQRTLKNGEIQHREWLIYSESKGSVFCALCLLFGKSGEVNAFTGEGFRDWKNSKTRIEAHENSDFHKTNISHFKARAAIQGRVDQRLMMQLDEEILYWKKVLHRVIVIIKSLAIRGLPFRGHSERIGDPHNGNFLGSLELLAEFDPFLSEHLKLYARPGRGNISYLSKTIYEEIILLIQNKVLQHISEEVQSAKYFGVIVDSTPDIAHVDQLTIIIR